Genomic segment of Athene noctua chromosome 22, bAthNoc1.hap1.1, whole genome shotgun sequence:
CCATTTAATTTTGAGAATTTTCAGTCCCAAGTCACTCAGGTTATAGAAGGTAAATTTAAGGGGACAAGGTGTGGTGtttctttttgttacattttctgtagctttttccaAGATCAATAAATTTTTCTTAACCAACTCATTTAGGTTGTCCCATAAGATTGAGTCACAAGAAATGTATACTGAACTAACAAAAGTATTGCATTGCATTGACCCGTTCAGTGCTGCTTTCCATACTACTCTGTAAAGGGAAATGGCAAAGAAATAACTTTGTCCTGTGTGGAGTAAACAAGTAAAAGGTGATGCGGAATTTATGTTAAATGACAGATAAACATGTAAAGAGAGTGTAGCTCTGAACTCTGTGGTAGTCTGTTTCTCTAAGCAGTGCAGTGCTTAAATTCTGTACATCAGGCAAATAAGATATttgaggaaagaaataatttgtttcttcAGTATGAGGTAATTTGAGTTGCATCCAAAgtaaattcctgaaaaaaatgtataaaattctCACGTTGCTAGAATGTTGTCTTTTAATAGGTGTTTCTAATGCACTGATTTTCTTTAAGCTTAGCTTTTGTCTTAGTAAAGATCACATGAGCCTAACAGTGTTTTCCAATCTTGATCTTGTCCATATAAaacttaaattttctttgtacatcatggggaaagggaggaaggactggatttaaatttattttgattttgctcATTACTACTAAAAGTTAGTTTTGATCTTTAACCACATATAGACAATTATGTCAGGAATGATTGTGAGTGATACTGGGAATGATGAAAGCACAGGCCATAGACGGATGGCATTTCATACAGTTTGCTAGTCATTACAGGGCTTTGTTTGTTATACTCACGTATCATTTTTGTGTACTTTCTCTTATATTTCGCTTCTAGGCAATGCAGCACTTGTTCTCCGAAGCAGGCTGAAAGTCAAAGTAGTAAAAGAGCACAGAGAGAAGTTGACAGTACAAAATGGTATAGAAGAAAATGGAGTAGTGTCTGCAAATATAGAGAAAGAAGTTGGCAAGCAAATTATGCAATACCAGGTCAGAGGGCAAGATAAGCAAAAGCAGCAATATGCTGTTTGTGGATTGCTTTCTACTTGTTTTATTATAACTTTCCCCATTTCAGTAGTTTACTTACACGAGCCCAGTAGTGTGGGACAGATCCAGATTGCTCTGATTGACAATATGTACCCTAAATAATGAGGAAGTGGTGTACTTCATTACCTTCTGCAATCCTAAGTAGTCATATTATTTAtattgtaaataataaaatattactttagtAATGTTTTCATTCTATTTTGAAAACCAAGTAGCACTTCTAAAATGGGATAGACCAAAGACTTTtataagtgaaaacaaaaaccctgcATGTTGTTAGTAACCAGCTTCCGGAAATAATTCTTAACATCTAAAAATTTCAGCTGGCACTTGATAAGACAGAAGTTTAGAGAGTCTAATTTGGCAGGTACTAAATCAGCATAAATTTTTCAAAGACTTGGAAGGAATGTTTTGGCTTGTCATTTATTACACTGCCAAGTCAGCACTAGCAAACTTGTGTAACATTTGATGTCGTGGCAGGTCCTAAATGAAGTTGTAGTGGATCGTGGTCCTTCTTCTTACCTTTCCAATGTAGATGTCTTTCTTGATGGACACCTGATAACAACAGTGCAAGGAGATGGTGAGTCTGCCTCTTGAGTTAAATTGCTTATCAGTTCATGTGTAGACTGTTGCTATTTTACTGGAGGATTTTCtcacacagagggaaaaaaagaaatatcaagcTTCAGTTCACTGGTGACAGAAAACATTAGTGTGCCAAAAATAGGGAAGTTTATTCATCAGTAACTAATGTGTTCCACAATAAAGCATTGAAGTGTTGTAAGCTTTGTTTATGGACTGCTGAAGGCAAGTGGCAGTTTCTTTGCATATGATAGGGCTAAGGCCAagaaacagctcagaaaaaaatttgctttgatATCTGGAATTTGCTGAAGGCCAAAAATCTCAACTCATGAATTCCAAAAGTTCATCCTTAAAACTcttaccctttaaaaaaaaaaaaaagtcactgttaCAGAGTTGTGTAACCTGAGATCTAGAAGTTTATGCAACTTATATGAAGCCATAGAACAAGTGTGCTGTGCCAGGATTAGAAGAGATTTGGACTTTTTGTGTGTTAGTCTGCAGTTCTCCTGTGAAATACAAGTTGATACTGCTTCATTTCCATAACTGCTCTTTCTTAGTCATCTTCCAAAGTAACACATCGATTGTAATGCTTATGTAAATGAAATTTTTGCTCCTTTCACAGGAGTCATTGTCTCCACGCCGACGGGTAGCACTGCCtatgcagctgcagcaggagcttcTATGATTCATCCAAATGTTCCTGCAATAATGATCACCCCGATCTGCCCTCACTCATTGTCTTTCAGACCTATTGTGGTTCCTGCTGGAGTGGAACTCAAGGTTAGCTTCTCTTACGTTATTTCTCTTTCTAAGTTAAAAACTTTCGTAATAACTGTGAGAACCTGACCAAAGCAGAAGATGTTAGGAAATGCTGTGTGTCTCCTGCATTCTCTGATTTGTAGGAGGACCCGATCAAGTCTGGTTGAAGAATGCACCTTTGTTTAATGTACCCACTAGTGGAATACTTGACTCTGCTTCCCGCTGGATTGCAGTTGTGTAACgttctgcaaaacagaaatatATACATTTGAATTCTCACTAAAAAGTAAAAGAGGGAGTGTATTGCATGTAGGAAAgtagatgtgtgtatatataccaACCATGAAATAAAGGTTTGGAACTGGCCTGGTATGTTACTGCGCTGTTGTTATGGACAGATTACGAATTTCAGTGCAACTGTAAAGTTGTGAAGAGTCGGTTCTGTACTCAGAGGGAGGGTGGAGGAGGTGTTTGTTCCTTGCTCTTGAAAAGTAGGTTTTGAACCTGAAATTTcgttcttttttctctttcagattatGCTCTCTCCAGATGCCAGGAATACAGCATGGGTTTCATTTGATGGAAGGAAGAGACAGGAAATATGCCATGGAGACAGGTCAAACTTATTTTTTGATTATAAGTATAGAAAATACTGATTCATGCACTTCTCTCATTCCCTAACATCTGTCAGAAGGGTTGCTGGTGGTGAAGAAACAAGCTTTTATAAACCCTAACACCTCTCGCAGCACAAACTGTACtgaaagtatttaatttctaacTTGAGTTTTTTTAGGTCATCTTACAAAAGTAAGtgaaagtttaaaacaaaagcacATGAACATTGCATGCTTGCCAAGGAAGTTGGACATGTCTTTAGAAAATTCTGTAAATTTAACTTACATTTTTGTCGGACTCCTAAGATTTAAGCCAACAGGAGTTGATGTCAGCAGTGGTTCTGAATAATGCTTTATGGTTTAAACAACTTAGTGGATGGTTGTGGTCACTTGCGATGCTATTGCCTTGAGTGAGCAGAATGCAGTCTGTGAAGCTTCCTGAGGTTTTATGTGCGAAATGTGGTGGCTTATCCTAATGGGAGGTGATTTAAGGCAACTGTGTGGTGTGTGACTGGTAGACCTGCTGTTCAGGATGAGTTTATTTTCTCTTGGTCTATACAAGTTGCCGGGAAGGAAAATGTAGAGCTGGCATGACACTGCATCTTGAACTGTTTTGTGTTTCCTCTGAGGTTGAAAGATCTATAGAATAGATCAGGAGACTAGTAAGGATTCAAACATGAGATTTGGCCCTTTGTTAGATGCTAGATGTTAGTGCTGTTGCTTGTAGTTACAACTCGAAACTTAAAGGCCAAGCTGATGACTTACACTTCCCTTTGTCCATGTGTTATTGATGTGAAGACCAGCAGAAGACTGCAGGACGTCATGGAGTGGGTTCAGTATTCTCACTGTCAAAGAACACCCTCCACAGTGCATCTGTTCAGTTTTAAGCCCTTTGATCACTCTGTTTAGATAAACCCGCAGATTTGGTTCTTGTTTGATTATGGAAAACTCATTGTTTTACCAAATTGGCTGAATATAGCACCACGTTATCTAGTGGACAgaagattttaaacttttttttaaaatattgctattCCTTGTGCTTGACTGACTGGGGTATTCCTGTGTTGTTGCAGTATTAGCATCACTACCTCTTGCTATCCCCTTCCTTCGATCTGTTTCCGAGATCCTGTGAGCGACTGGTTTGAAAGCTTGGCTGAGTGTTTACACTGGAATGTTCGGAAGAAGCAGAATAACTTTGCTGTTGAAGAAGAAGAATTTTGAGTGTCTACATCTAACAAGACTCATGGGAATGGAAAATGGCAGTATCCCTCCTATGTGCTTGGATTTGTGAAGTTTTTGCCTAACGAGGGTGGTCACCACCTCAGACATATATAGTGATTATAGTTTCTATCTGTCTGATCTGCAGCTGGCTGGAAATCGTGTTACTTCCTGTCCACCAAGAGTAGGAACGGAAGAAATTAGGCTCTGGTTGTTGTAATCCAGTGTGAATTTCCTTCAGCTGAGTGAGCTAAAAATGGATTGTTTCTGATTGATATTGACAGCCGCATCTGTACATTTGATTGTAACCTTTAATTTACCAATAACGTGGTAGGCTGAACGTAGGTACATAATAGAAAAGTGACAGTAGGAAAG
This window contains:
- the NADK gene encoding NAD kinase isoform X2, with the protein product MEMNREKLCTSKADVSSDSTYHCSTCHDDEEWSTTSRGRAKSRSLSASPALGSTKEFRRTRSLHGPCPVTTFGPKACMLQNPKTIMHIQDPASQRLTWNKPPKSVLVIKKIRDASLLQPFKELCVYLTENNMIVYVEKKVLEDPAIANDDNFGPVKKKFCTFREDYDDISNQIDFIICLGGDGTLLYASSLFQGSVPPVMAFHLGSLGFLTPFNFENFQSQVTQVIEGNAALVLRSRLKVKVVKEHREKLTVQNGIEENGVVSANIEKEVGKQIMQYQVLNEVVVDRGPSSYLSNVDVFLDGHLITTVQGDGVIVSTPTGSTAYAAAAGASMIHPNVPAIMITPICPHSLSFRPIVVPAGVELKIMLSPDARNTAWVSFDGRKRQEICHGDSISITTSCYPLPSICFRDPVSDWFESLAECLHWNVRKKQNNFAVEEEEF
- the NADK gene encoding NAD kinase isoform X1, which gives rise to MEMNREKLCTSKADVSSDSTYHCSTCHDDEEWSTTSRGRAKSRSLSASPALGSTKEFRRTRSLHGPCPVTTFGPKACMLQNPKTIMHIQDPASQRLTWNKPPKSVLVIKKIRDASLLQPFKELCVYLTEENNMIVYVEKKVLEDPAIANDDNFGPVKKKFCTFREDYDDISNQIDFIICLGGDGTLLYASSLFQGSVPPVMAFHLGSLGFLTPFNFENFQSQVTQVIEGNAALVLRSRLKVKVVKEHREKLTVQNGIEENGVVSANIEKEVGKQIMQYQVLNEVVVDRGPSSYLSNVDVFLDGHLITTVQGDGVIVSTPTGSTAYAAAAGASMIHPNVPAIMITPICPHSLSFRPIVVPAGVELKIMLSPDARNTAWVSFDGRKRQEICHGDSISITTSCYPLPSICFRDPVSDWFESLAECLHWNVRKKQNNFAVEEEEF
- the NADK gene encoding NAD kinase isoform X3, which translates into the protein MKILKHVMNNLSFSRTTWNWHIQDPASQRLTWNKPPKSVLVIKKIRDASLLQPFKELCVYLTEENNMIVYVEKKVLEDPAIANDDNFGPVKKKFCTFREDYDDISNQIDFIICLGGDGTLLYASSLFQGSVPPVMAFHLGSLGFLTPFNFENFQSQVTQVIEGNAALVLRSRLKVKVVKEHREKLTVQNGIEENGVVSANIEKEVGKQIMQYQVLNEVVVDRGPSSYLSNVDVFLDGHLITTVQGDGVIVSTPTGSTAYAAAAGASMIHPNVPAIMITPICPHSLSFRPIVVPAGVELKIMLSPDARNTAWVSFDGRKRQEICHGDSISITTSCYPLPSICFRDPVSDWFESLAECLHWNVRKKQNNFAVEEEEF